The Kitasatospora sp. NBC_00374 genome has a segment encoding these proteins:
- a CDS encoding ATP-dependent DNA helicase: MTNDSESLPQPGDEAPADAAPADEGPGDTTSAAVPASRLPELLHAAVTSVGGVERPGQVRMAEAVSAAVDAGEHLLVQAGTGTGKSLAYLVPALAHGDRVVVATATLALQRQLVERDLPRTVDALHPVLRRRPLFAMLKGRSNYLCLHRAHEGTPADEGEGLFDPVEALGGPTGKLGQDVLRLREWAGETDTGDRDDLTPGVSDKAWAQLSVTSKECLGATRCPYGGECFAEAARERAKLADVVVTNHAMLAIDAIEGAPVLPEHGLLIIDEAHELVNRVTGAATAEMSVHAVNRAVRRAAKLANEKAVDALQAAAENFHGLMETAQPGRVEELPEYLAYAVAAVRDACRQVITSLGETRDKALTDEDAVRKQAMASAETLHETADRLLQDSEYDVVWIERSDRFGLGAASLRVAPLSVSGLLRENLYKERSVVLTSATLKLGGDFNGVASSLGLPVEGRLPDERSVAEPEPAQGDEAPPYWRGIDVGSPFSYPKQGILYVAKHLPPPGREPDRPQMLDELTELIGAAGGRTLGLFSSMRAAQTAAEALRERLDNRILLQGEDTLGELIREFASDASTCLFGTLSLWQGVDVPGSACQLVVMDRIPFPRPDDPLMSARQKSVEEHGGNGFMAVAATHAALLMAQGAGRLVRAADDKGIVAVLDPRLATARYGGFFRSSMPDFWYTTDRNQVRRSLAAIDAAAAPVRPVVKRTAP, from the coding sequence ATGACGAACGACTCCGAATCCCTCCCTCAGCCGGGCGACGAAGCGCCGGCCGACGCAGCGCCGGCCGACGAAGGGCCGGGCGACACGACATCGGCCGCCGTCCCCGCGTCCCGCCTCCCGGAACTGCTGCACGCCGCGGTCACCTCGGTCGGCGGCGTCGAGCGCCCCGGCCAGGTCCGGATGGCCGAGGCGGTCTCCGCCGCGGTCGACGCGGGCGAGCACCTGCTGGTGCAGGCCGGCACCGGTACCGGAAAGTCCCTCGCCTACCTGGTGCCCGCGCTCGCCCACGGCGACCGCGTGGTGGTGGCCACCGCCACCCTGGCGCTCCAACGCCAGCTGGTGGAACGGGACCTGCCCCGCACGGTGGACGCGCTCCACCCGGTGCTGCGCCGCCGCCCGCTGTTCGCGATGCTCAAGGGCCGGTCGAACTACCTCTGCCTGCACCGCGCGCACGAGGGCACCCCGGCGGACGAGGGGGAGGGCCTGTTCGACCCGGTCGAGGCCCTCGGCGGCCCGACCGGCAAGCTCGGCCAGGACGTGCTGCGGCTGCGCGAGTGGGCGGGCGAGACCGACACGGGGGATCGGGACGACCTCACGCCCGGCGTCTCCGACAAGGCCTGGGCCCAGCTCTCCGTCACCTCCAAGGAGTGCCTGGGGGCCACCCGGTGCCCCTACGGCGGGGAGTGCTTCGCCGAGGCCGCCCGCGAACGCGCCAAGCTCGCCGACGTGGTGGTCACCAACCACGCCATGCTGGCGATCGACGCCATCGAGGGTGCCCCGGTGCTGCCCGAGCACGGGCTGCTGATCATCGACGAGGCGCACGAACTGGTGAACCGGGTGACCGGTGCGGCCACCGCCGAGATGTCGGTGCACGCCGTCAACCGCGCCGTCCGCCGGGCCGCCAAGCTGGCCAACGAGAAGGCGGTGGACGCCCTCCAGGCCGCCGCCGAGAACTTCCACGGGCTGATGGAGACCGCCCAGCCCGGCCGGGTCGAGGAACTGCCCGAGTACCTGGCCTACGCGGTGGCCGCCGTCCGGGACGCCTGCCGGCAGGTGATCACCTCGCTCGGCGAGACCCGGGACAAGGCGCTCACCGACGAGGACGCGGTGCGCAAGCAGGCGATGGCCTCCGCCGAGACCCTGCACGAGACCGCCGACCGGCTGCTGCAGGACTCCGAGTACGACGTGGTCTGGATCGAGCGGTCCGACCGTTTCGGCCTGGGCGCGGCCTCGTTGCGGGTCGCGCCGCTGAGCGTGTCCGGGCTGCTGCGGGAGAACCTCTACAAGGAGCGCTCGGTCGTCCTCACCTCGGCCACCCTCAAGCTGGGCGGCGACTTCAACGGTGTGGCCAGCTCGCTCGGCCTGCCCGTCGAGGGACGGCTGCCGGACGAGCGCTCGGTCGCCGAGCCGGAGCCGGCGCAGGGCGACGAGGCGCCGCCGTACTGGCGCGGGATCGACGTCGGTTCCCCGTTCAGCTATCCCAAGCAGGGCATCCTCTATGTCGCCAAGCACCTGCCGCCGCCCGGCCGGGAGCCCGACCGGCCGCAGATGCTGGACGAGCTCACCGAGCTGATCGGCGCGGCCGGCGGCCGTACCCTGGGCCTGTTCTCGTCGATGCGGGCGGCGCAGACGGCGGCCGAGGCACTCCGCGAGCGGCTGGACAACCGGATCCTGCTGCAGGGCGAGGACACCCTCGGCGAGCTGATCCGGGAGTTCGCCTCGGACGCCTCCACCTGCCTGTTCGGCACCCTCTCGCTCTGGCAGGGCGTGGACGTGCCGGGTTCGGCCTGCCAGCTGGTGGTGATGGACCGGATCCCGTTCCCACGTCCGGACGACCCGCTGATGAGCGCCCGGCAGAAGTCCGTCGAGGAGCACGGCGGCAACGGGTTCATGGCGGTCGCCGCGACCCATGCCGCGCTGCTGATGGCCCAGGGCGCCGGACGGCTGGTCCGGGCGGCGGACGACAAGGGCATCGTGGCGGTGCTCGACCCGCGGCTGGCCACGGCCAGGTACGGCGGCTTCTTCCGCTCCTCGATGCCGGACTTCTGGTACACCACCGACCGCAACCAGGTGCGCCGCTCGCTGGCCGCGATCGACGCCGCGGCCGCGCCGGTCCGCCCGGTGGTGAAGCGGACCGCCCCGTAG
- the lexA gene encoding transcriptional repressor LexA yields MNTVEARTAIPVQERSARTTDQSMDHSMSQSQPIEHASVQDVALVQTTPPRAMPGRPPGIRTDEAGLTERQRRVIEVIRDSVQRRGYPPSMREIGQAVGLSSTSSVAHQLMALERKGFLRRDPHRPRAYEVRGVEVTRPNTAETAGRPSTSYVPLVGRIAAGGPILAEQTVEDVFPLPRQLVGEGELFALTVRGDSMIEAAICDGDWVTVRRQPVAENGDIVAAMIDGEATVKRLKREDGKIWLMPHNPAYEPIPGDNATILGKVVAVLRRL; encoded by the coding sequence ATGAACACCGTAGAAGCAAGGACCGCCATTCCGGTGCAGGAGCGCTCGGCGCGCACCACGGACCAGAGCATGGACCACAGCATGAGCCAGAGCCAGCCGATCGAGCACGCCTCGGTGCAGGACGTGGCGCTCGTCCAGACCACCCCGCCCCGCGCCATGCCCGGCCGCCCCCCCGGCATCCGCACCGACGAGGCCGGCCTGACCGAGCGCCAGCGACGGGTCATCGAGGTGATCCGGGACTCCGTGCAGCGCCGTGGGTACCCGCCGAGCATGCGGGAGATCGGCCAGGCCGTCGGCCTGTCCAGCACCTCCTCGGTGGCGCACCAGCTGATGGCCCTGGAGCGCAAGGGCTTCCTGCGGCGCGACCCGCACCGCCCGCGCGCCTACGAGGTCCGCGGCGTCGAGGTGACCCGGCCCAACACGGCGGAGACCGCGGGGCGTCCCTCCACCTCCTACGTGCCACTGGTCGGCCGGATCGCGGCCGGCGGCCCGATCCTCGCCGAGCAGACCGTCGAGGACGTCTTCCCGCTGCCCCGTCAGCTGGTCGGCGAGGGTGAGCTGTTCGCCCTCACGGTCCGCGGCGACTCGATGATCGAGGCCGCGATCTGTGACGGCGACTGGGTCACCGTCCGCCGCCAGCCGGTCGCCGAGAACGGCGACATCGTGGCCGCGATGATCGACGGCGAGGCCACCGTCAAGCGCCTGAAGCGCGAGGACGGCAAGATCTGGCTGATGCCGCACAACCCCGCGTACGAGCCCATCCCGGGCGACAACGCGACCATCCTCGGCAAGGTCGTGGCGGTGCTCCGCCGGCTCTGA
- the nrdR gene encoding transcriptional regulator NrdR has translation MHCPFCRHPDSRVVDSRASDDGSSIRRRRQCPDCSRRFTTVETATLMVIKRSGVTEPFSREKVISGVRKACQGRPVTEDALAQLGQRVEECVRASGSAELSTHDVGLAILGPLKELDVVAYLRFASVYKAFDGLEDFEAAIAELRVERPVTAEDCAPVPATAAAP, from the coding sequence GTGCACTGCCCCTTCTGCCGGCACCCGGACAGTCGCGTCGTGGACAGCCGCGCGAGCGATGACGGAAGTTCGATCCGCCGACGCCGCCAGTGCCCCGACTGCAGCCGCCGTTTCACCACGGTGGAGACGGCCACGCTGATGGTGATCAAACGCAGTGGAGTGACCGAGCCGTTCTCCCGGGAGAAGGTGATCTCGGGTGTCCGAAAGGCATGCCAGGGCCGCCCGGTGACCGAGGACGCGCTGGCCCAGCTCGGCCAGCGGGTCGAGGAGTGCGTCCGGGCCAGCGGCAGCGCCGAGCTGTCCACCCACGACGTCGGGCTGGCCATACTGGGCCCGCTCAAGGAGCTGGACGTCGTCGCGTACCTGCGGTTCGCGAGCGTCTACAAGGCCTTCGACGGCCTGGAGGACTTCGAGGCGGCGATCGCGGAGCTCCGCGTCGAGCGGCCCGTCACCGCGGAGGACTGCGCACCCGTGCCGGCCACCGCCGCCGCCCCCTAG